The nucleotide window CTCATCGAAGCGGGCCGTTACAAGCGCGTGCATGATCAGAAGAGGAGCTTCCTCAACTTCAGCAGGTCGCTTATGGGACCCTTCACGCGGAGCCTGCCGAGCTGATACTCCTTCACAGGACTTGTGGTTTTATCGATAATCCCTATGAACGTAGTTGAGGGAACCACGACTTTGATTTCCGCCGCCTCTGAATGCCCCTTTATAACTTCCTTTACTACTCCGTCCTCAAAACGTAATGCGTAAGTGATACCCAAATCCGGGAACTCCAGAGCAACTAACTTGCTGAAGCCTTTCAGGCTCTCGGCGATCGATTGATCCTTGGACCGCTCAACGACTATAGAGATTCTCCGTTCAACCTCCTCCAATGCTGATTG belongs to Thermofilaceae archaeon and includes:
- a CDS encoding SCP2 sterol-binding domain-containing protein: MVEPRQSALEEVERRISIVVERSKDQSIAESLKGFSKLVALEFPDLGITYALRFEDGVVKEVIKGHSEAAEIKVVVPSTTFIGIIDKTTSPVKEYQLGRLRVKGPISDLLKLRKLLF